One Yimella lutea DNA window includes the following coding sequences:
- a CDS encoding winged helix-turn-helix domain-containing protein — translation MDMEAKLARLRAVANPARLDILEVLRAGGPATAGQITKAIPRVSGGLTHHLRILVDQQFIEQDSEGRYTAKVVPITWDADEYDDDTWRLTVATVNRVLVQRRIDRLRGWSDSSANWSKDWRDNSFSDDSLLTLNAQELDQLGSDLEEVLDKYRALTRSRVGRDDTALQSVFMLAVAFPVEL, via the coding sequence ATGGACATGGAAGCTAAGTTGGCGCGCCTTCGGGCCGTCGCCAACCCCGCGCGACTCGACATCTTGGAGGTGTTGCGCGCGGGCGGGCCGGCGACGGCTGGACAGATCACCAAGGCGATCCCACGGGTGTCCGGGGGTCTGACACATCACCTGCGCATCCTGGTCGACCAGCAGTTCATCGAGCAGGACTCCGAGGGCCGTTACACGGCCAAGGTCGTGCCGATCACCTGGGATGCCGACGAGTACGACGACGACACCTGGCGGCTGACGGTTGCCACAGTGAATCGCGTTCTGGTGCAGCGCCGCATTGACCGGCTTCGGGGTTGGTCTGACTCCTCGGCGAACTGGAGCAAGGACTGGCGTGACAACTCCTTCAGCGACGACTCCCTGTTGACGCTGAATGCGCAGGAGCTCGATCAGCTCGGTTCAGATCTAGAAGAGGTGCTCGACAAGTACCGCGCGCTGACCCGAAGCCGGGTCGGACGGGACGACACGGCGCTGCAGAGCGTGTTCATGCTCGCGGTCGCTTTCCCCGTCGAGCTCTGA
- a CDS encoding RNA-guided endonuclease InsQ/TnpB family protein gives MVSTTRAFVFRLRPTAKQQVLLRAMLNDHRHLYNAALQERRDAWDTRTKRGITDPKDQFGKIGFAIQSAQLPAIRASDPDQARWSATGQQQTLRKLNKSFAGFYRRCREGQTPGYPRFKPEKRWDSVEFRDGDGARWDSVPTGRDDSRRVYLQGVGHIKTSTHRPIRGTVATIRVKRQGDHRAHTRWVVIVTCNNVPLKVLPRTSRVIGIDMATGDNGLAYTSHGDRIDNLQPHKHAAQRLTRLQQQRSKTRRGSMPYRDLTRQLARAHAKIARQRYDHHHQVAARLVASYDIICIEGLPVASMTRRAKAKPDPDAPGAFLPNGARAKAGLNRSILDAGWGQFIAILKDKAACAGRQVIVVNPAYTSQTCVQCQRTDPASRSGKVFYCTGCGHYDDADINAAQTILCVGTGLVPEQPTRAA, from the coding sequence ATGGTGAGCACGACGCGCGCGTTCGTGTTCCGGCTGCGCCCTACCGCCAAGCAACAGGTGCTGTTGCGGGCGATGCTGAACGACCACCGTCACCTGTACAACGCCGCGCTGCAGGAACGCCGGGATGCCTGGGACACCCGTACCAAGCGCGGCATCACCGATCCTAAGGACCAGTTCGGCAAAATCGGGTTCGCGATCCAGTCCGCGCAGTTGCCGGCCATCCGCGCCAGTGACCCCGACCAGGCTCGGTGGTCAGCCACCGGCCAGCAGCAGACTCTGCGGAAACTGAACAAGTCCTTCGCCGGCTTCTACAGACGGTGTCGGGAGGGTCAGACCCCCGGATACCCGCGCTTCAAACCCGAGAAACGGTGGGACTCCGTCGAGTTCCGTGACGGTGACGGCGCCCGGTGGGACTCGGTCCCGACCGGCCGCGATGACTCCCGCCGGGTGTACCTGCAAGGCGTCGGGCACATCAAGACCAGCACCCACCGACCCATCAGGGGCACGGTAGCCACCATCCGGGTCAAGCGCCAGGGTGACCACCGCGCCCATACCCGTTGGGTCGTCATCGTCACCTGCAACAACGTCCCCCTGAAGGTGCTGCCGCGCACCAGCCGGGTGATCGGGATCGACATGGCCACCGGCGACAACGGACTGGCCTACACCAGTCACGGCGACCGGATCGACAACCTGCAACCGCACAAGCACGCTGCGCAACGGTTGACCCGGTTGCAGCAGCAACGATCTAAGACCAGGCGTGGCTCGATGCCCTACCGCGACCTGACCCGGCAGTTGGCTCGGGCGCACGCCAAAATCGCCCGGCAACGCTACGACCACCATCACCAGGTCGCCGCGCGACTGGTCGCCAGCTACGACATCATCTGCATCGAAGGATTGCCGGTGGCGTCCATGACCCGGCGAGCGAAAGCCAAACCTGACCCCGACGCTCCGGGGGCGTTCCTACCGAACGGGGCTCGCGCCAAAGCCGGGCTCAACCGATCCATCCTTGACGCGGGTTGGGGACAGTTCATTGCCATCCTGAAAGACAAGGCAGCATGCGCCGGTCGTCAGGTCATCGTGGTGAACCCCGCCTACACGTCACAAACCTGTGTCCAATGCCAACGCACGGACCCGGCCAGCCGGTCGGGCAAGGTGTTCTACTGCACCGGCTGCGGACACTACGACGACGCCGACATCAACGCGGCACAAACGATTCTGTGTGTGGGGACTGGACTGGTCCCCGAGCAACCCACCCGGGCTGCTTGA